The genomic stretch ccgtcctgctgggacagggatggcccgtcctgatggggcagggatggcccgTCCTGCTTCAGCCAGGGATGGCCCGTcctgatgggacagggatggcccgtcctgatggggcagggatggcccgtcctgctgggacagggatggcccgtcctgatggggcagggatggcccgtcctgatggggcagggatggcccgTCCTGCTCCAGACAGGGATGGCCCGTcctgatggggcagggatggcccgtcctggtggggcagggatggcccgtcctgatggggcagggatggcccgTCCTGCTCCAGAGATGGCCCGTCCTGCTCCAGACAGGGATGGCCCGTCCCAGCCGTGTCCCAGCCGCGTCCCAGCCGCGTCCCTCACCCCCTTTGCCCCAGGGCCCGCGCTGGCCGTGGCTGTGGCGATGGCACGTGGCAGCACGCGTGACGCTGCCAGCCGCTGTCGGTGTCCCGGTTGTCCCCGCTGGGGTGGCACGTGGCATCCCCCGGCACGGGTGGAGGGCCGGTCCCTCCCGGGGCCACGGGagaagccaggctgggctgggctgggctggcccgGCTCCCGCGCGGCCTCAGGGGGATGCTCGCGGCTCTCTCCGGCAGGAATGGGCTTGAATTGGGGCAGAGGCTCCGGAGAAGGGTGTggggcatccctggggctggcggGGCAGTGGAGTGCCTGGAGAGCCCATCCTGAGGCCGGGGGATGGGATTCTCCCCAGAATAGGAGGGTGTGGAGGAAGTCTCTGGGTCCTCCCTGGGTTGGTGCATGGCAGGTTGGGGTGCAGAGATTTGCGGGGCTGGCTGGGGCCGCTCACATCTCCCTCCAGCACTCTGAGGGTGGCCATGGGGCCCAGGGGCTGTGcgggggctgctggggccctgcaggggttggGGCATCGAAGGGGGCTGTccctggggagctggggcagcGCCCCCACCTTCTCTCTCTGCCCACAGCAAGCTGACCCGGGAGAGCGGGACAGACTTCCCCATCCCCGTGATCCCCCCGGTGCCGGACGTGGAGACCGAGAAACTCATCCGGGAGAAGGACGAGGAGGTGAGCGTGGGGCTGAGCCCCACAGCCCGTCCCCACTGCCTCCTGCCCGGCCATGGCACAGCCGTCAGGAGCCGCCCTTCCCGCAGCATCCCAGCGAGCAGGGTCTGCAGGTGCACCCAGGGGTTCCCCCCACCCCTCCCTAGCTGGGCCATCCCGGTTTGTCCGGGATGCTCAGCCCGACCCCATTTGCACGGGAGCAGCGTGCGTGGGGCTCGGCACCATCCACGATCCCGGCTCTGCTCCCTTCCAGCTGCGGCGGATGCAGGAGATGCTCCAGAAGATCCAGAAGCAGATGAAGGACTCGCACTAGCccgtccctcctcctcctcctcctcctcctggccccATCAGAAATGTTTACATCACGCTcctcccgcccggccccgctgccagACTCGGTACCAACACCCACCCACCACCTTAAGCTGCGGCATCGCCTTATCCAACCCCCAGCGCCCgcggggacacccggggacagcgaggggacaccggggacagcgaGGGACAGGGCACCCAGCCCGGGTTCCTCTGCCCCGCTTCCCCCAATCACTGGGGACAACTTGGTCCCCCAGGCTTTGGTTTCCCgtttctccacagctctggggagGGCCCTGGCCAGTCTGGTCCCCACAGCGTATCCCTTGTCCCCGTGTCACCCTGGGCTCCCTGCTTACAGCCTTTATGCTCAGCTTGGCCCTGGCTTAAGGGAAGAGGAAAAGGGGGCACTGGTGCCAGCCCCACAATGCCCCAGCTGCTGAGGGGGACAGGGCTGTTCCCCTGGCCTTGGCTGGCGTGGagggacagcagctcctggggaccACAGGGGACAGAAGAGATGGAGGGACAGCCAAGAGACAGCCAccatcctgctccctgccagcaccAGTGCAGGGACACTGTGTCCAGCCCTGTGGACACATGGAGCAGTGGGAGACACTCACCCTGTCCCCACAgagtgacagcagggctgtggcacgagGAGCACTGGGGAATTGGTGTCCCCAGGGAAAATCCCTTGAACCCCAAATCAGAGGCTGGGCACCCCCAGCCTGCCGTGATGTTGGCCCTGTAAAGCAATAATGAGTGTCCTGTGCCCCTGGCACCTCTCACCCCATGGCAACAGCACCGGCCCTGGCTGGAATTTCAGCCCCTGCTGCCACTTGCTTGCCTGTGGTGTCCTGTGTGCCcaggatgtccctgtccctgctgcttctTGGCACAGCAGCCCTGTGTATTCTCCAAGGACATCCCCATGTGTGCTGCTTCCCAGCAAAGTGCTGCtgcgtgtccccatgtcccccatggtgtccccatgttcCCCACCATGTCCTGGTTGGTGTTGCTGCCCTACAGAGCACTGCAGCTTGTCCCCCCCTCCCCGGACTGTCCCCATCTGTGTTGCTTTCCCACAGAGCTATGTtgcatctctgtgtccctgtgggATGTCCCCAGTCATGTCACcaccctgcagggctctgtgtagtgtccctgtgtccccaaggatgtccccagctgtgctgctTCCTGCAAAGCCccactgtgtgtccccagggcgaGCCCTGGCCACCCCTCCAGCATCCCCAGGGAGATGGATCCACACTCCTCCGGGTCTGGGAGAGCCTGCAGGGGATGGGGAGGATGCAgcaggactgggagcactgggatgagtgggagcagtgggagcagtggaatctgtgggagcagtgggagcagtgggatcagtgggatcagtggaagcagtgggatcagtgggagcagtgggagcagtgggatcaatgggagcagtgggatcagtgggagcagtgggagcagtgggatcagtgggagcagtgggatcagtgggatcagtgggagcagtgggatcAGTGGGAGCAGGGGGatcagtgggagcagtgggatcaatgggagcagtgggatcagtgggagcagtgggatcagtgggagcagtgggatcagtgggatcagtgggagcagtgggatcagtgggagcagtgggatcagtgggagcagtgggatcaatgggagcagtgggatcagtgggagcagtgggatcagtgggagcagtgggagcagtgggagcagtgggagcagtgggagcagtggggtcagtgggagcagtggcagcagtgggatCAGTGGCAGTAGTAGGGTCAGTGGGATCAGTGGCAGCAGTAGGgtcagtgggagcagtgggatcagtgggagcagtgggatcaatgggagcagtgggatcagtgggagcagtgggatcagtgggagcagtgggagcagtgggagcagtgggagcagtgggagcagtgggagcagtggggtcagtgggagcagtggcagcagtgggatCAGTGGCAGTAGTAGGGTCAGTGGGATCAGTGGCAGCAGTAGGgtcagtgggagcagtgggatcagtggcagcagtgggatcagtgggatcagtgGCAGTAGTAGGGTCAGTGGGAtcagtggcagcagtggcagcagtgggatcagtggcagcagtgggatcagtggcagcagtgggatcagtgggatcagtgGCAGCAGTAGGgtcagtgggagcagtgggatcagtggcagcagtgggatcagtgggatcagtgGCAGTAGTAGGGTCAGTGGGAtcagtggcagcagtggcagcagtggcagcagtggcagcagtgggatcagtgggatcagtgGCAGCAGTAGGGTCAGTGGCAGCAGTGGGAtcagtggcagcagtggcagcagtggcagcagtagGGTCAGTGGGATCAGTGGCAGcaatggcagcagtggcagcagtgggagcagtgggatcAGTGGAGCTCGCTGCCCTAGGGATGTCTCCTGTCCCCATCAGGGTCCCCTTGCCAGGTCCCCGGGTGGGGCGTGGCTGGCGGGGCCGTGCCCagccggggctgggggctgcagggtgccagggcagcACCCGGCCTGTGCCCGCCGTGTCCCCGTGGGCAGGGCCCCCCgggcagggccctgcagggaacATTTAGCgctttcctttttttaatctcGCTATTTTCTTACAGAAGCCCCTCCCCTGGCATGACGGTCCTAGAGGCGTTTATTAACGGATCAGAGAGTATAGGTTTATAAATTCTTATAGAGTAGTGGAAATATTTTTATCCCTCCACAACCGTTCTCAATAAATATGGCTGACCTGGCTTGTCTGCAACCCCTTGTGACTTCCACTGAATGGGGGCACCCTGTGGCCCTGGGTatcccccatccctgggcacagcacagccctggccatCCCACATCCCTGGGAATCCTCCCTCCCTGGCCATCCCCTGGTCCTGGCCATCCCACGTTCTGAGGCTGGTGGTGGCCCACCCTGTAGCCTCTTGATCCCAATTCCTGTTCCCTTGCAAAAGGCTCAAAATGGATGCTGGTGGGGTTTGTGCTGCGCTCACAGGGACACCTAGGTTGGGGTGTGGTGGGAGAGCCTCTTGGGATCCAGCTCTGCGATGAGGGGGCACAAGGAGGGGTCTCCCCCTCTCATGTGCCTTGGGGTGCTGCtggtgtggggctgggatgggagtgGGGAGGACAGAGCCTGAGCAGGGATGGAATTGCCTTCCACGTGCTGCCTCTGGGCCCCCTTGTGTCCCCCCACCAGTGGGGGAGCCCTGCCAGGAGACACCATCAGTACCTGTGCCCAGTCACCCTAGTTTGGGTCCCCCAGGACCTGCTGgggtggaggagcaggaggagtgggcagAGCAACACAGGGATGGATGGGCTGCATCTCCAGCTGCCACCCAGAGGGCATCATCCACCTGCATCCCATTATCCCACCTGCACCCCAATATCCCACCCCTGCCCCAGCATCCCCTCCCCACAGAGCCCTCGGGCTGATTCAGCTGAGTGCAGGgtcagggagctgggacagggccatCCCCAGGGCCACACAGActggggagggatggatggatggatggatggatggatggatggatggatggatggatggatggatggatgatggatggatgatggatggatggatggatggatggatggatggatggatggatggatggatggatgatggatggatgatggatggatggatggatggatggatggatggatggatggatgatggatggatggattgaatcatggatggatggatggatggatggatggatggatggatggatggatgagaacTGAGGGTTCTGGTGGGTGATAAATGGGACAtgacctggccatgggcactggcaGCCCAGGGAGCCAAGTGTGTCCTGAGCTCCTCCCGTCatggtgggcagcaggggagggaggggatgctccccctctgctctgctctcccgaGACCCCTCTGGAGCTGCCTCCAGCTCATCCCAGCACAGACATGGAGCTGGTAGAGCAGGCCCAGAGGAGGGCACCAAAATGGTCTGAGGTGGTCCCTGGTCTCTGCTATGGAGGAAAGCTGCCTCATGGCACCTGTCAGCCCCAGTccttgctctgctgccagccacttctccccttgctgagggtcagagcaGGGACCCCACCTCCCTGGGGTCCTTCCCTCCTTCACCAGCACTGCCTCAGCCCCACCTTGCTTGGCCCAGGGTGCTGAGCCCCGCTGTGGCTGTGATGCCAATTCCTGCTCTTCACCAGGCCAAaccccccccatttccccccatgaaCCCTCTTATCAACatggaaatggaaaatgtttGTGCTTCCTTGGCTGGAAGCAGCGCTCACCCCAGAGGCTGGGAGACACAAACCTCCCACATCCCACCATTGCAGCTCCAGGAAGGATCCCCTGGCTGCCTCTTCCTCCCCAGAACAGCCAACAGAGCCTCTGCTTTTGGCCCCAGACTGGCTGATCTATCTGGTTCCTGTTTTCCCAGAGGATAAAACCCAGCACTGATGCTCCAGTGacatccccagctgtgcccaccctTCCCTGCACTCCATTCCATGTGATTTTCATCacacctttaaaaataaaaagccccaaacccactCAAACCCAGCCTTCCCAAGGCAGAGATTGATATTTCCACATGGCAAATGCTTCCATGCAATTCCCCAATGTCCTATTTTTGGTTTCTCACCAGTCCTGGCACTGGTTGCAGCATCCGTGCTGGAGCTCCAGCCAAGCTCAGAGGAAGGGAATAAAGGTTTCTTAGGGCAGAGAAGGAAATctcccatctccttccctggGCTGTACCACCCATGCCTGACACCTAATGAGACTTCAGGTGATATCAGTCCTGTcgtttccctttccccttcctttctaTTTCCCTATCCCCCCTACCTTCCCTACTTATTCATTTGTTCCTTACATAATTAATTATATTTTCCCCCATGGGAGAGCCCTTGCAGCCCCACCTTTTCCCATCTTTTCAAATCCAGAAACCAAGGCACTGCCTCCGGTTCTTTCCCCCCTCTCTAGTACCTCTTCTCCACCTGTCACATCCATTCCTGGTGGCACCTCTCCTGGATCCAGGGGAGTCAGGAGCAGTCATTCTGATTACATTGGGCTCTGTCTCTCCTGGATCCAGGGGAGCCAGGAGCAGTCAATTCCAATTGCACTGGGCTCTGTCTCTCCTGGATCCAGgggagcccagagcagagccaggagcagtcaTTCTGATTGCTCCCATTCCCATCTCTCCTGGATCCAGGGGAGTCAGGAGCAGTCAATTCCAATTGCTCCCATTCCTGTCTCTCTCACATCCAGGGGAGCCAGGAGCAGTCATTCTGGTTGCTCCCATTCCCATCTCTCCTGGATCCAGGGGAGCCAGGAGCAGTGAATTCCACTTGCActgggctctgtccctgccagATCCAGGGGaacccagagcagagccaggagcagtcGTTCTGATTACCCCCATTCCCATCTCTCCCATTCCCAGGGGAGCCAGGAGCAGTCATTCTGGTTGCTCCTATTCCCATCTCTCCCAGATCCAGGGGGGCCAGGAGCAGTCGTTCTGTTGCTCCCATTCCCAACTCTCCTGGATCCAGGGGAGCCAAGAGCAGTCACCCCGATTGCTCCCATTCCCAGGGCAGCCAGGAGCCGTCACCCTGATCTCTCCCATTCCCATCTCTCCTGGATCCAGGGGAGCCAGGAGCAGTCACCCCGATTGCTCCCGTTCCCATCTCTCCCATTCCagggcagccaggagcagagccaggagcagtcaTTCTGTTGCTCCCATTCCCAACTCTCctggatccagggcagccaggagcAGTCACCCCAATTGTGCCCATTCCATCTGTGTGCCcgggagctgctggctgggggtGAGAGCCCTTCCCTCCTCTGGCAGCCGTGATGAGGGGTTGGGATGCACTGTCTGAACACATCCAGTGGATGCTCCTGATGGAGCAGGTAGTCCTTGCAtcccctgctcagggcaggagcagctcagagagGTGAAACCccattgctgctgctctgcccctcctGTAAAGGCACCTAAACCACCCCTGAATGGGACACAGGCTGGAGACCCCAGCCAGCTCCAGCTCTTCCATACCTTTTCCCACTTCCCTGTTCCCCACAGCCAGTGTGGAAAGACCAGACCAAGAGCTTGGCACATTTCtcaggctgggagctggggctgctcacctggagaagagaaggctccagggagagctcagagccccttgcagggcctaaaggggctccaggagagctggagagggactggggaaagggatggagggacaggacacagggaatggctcccagtgccagagggcagcgatggatgggatattgggaagaaactcttccctgtgagggtggtgaggctgtGGTGGGCACACGAGAACACGACAAGAACAGATGGATATGCAATCACAGCCTGGTCTTTACTTGCAGAAGAGCCCACCTGTGGCTGTGGATTCTGGGAAGCTCCATGAGATGCCTTTACTGACACGTGATGTTATTTCTGGAGCTTCCCTGAAAAACCCCAGGTTGTGCTGTGTTTTGTGAAGATAATGCCCATTCCACGAGACCCACCAGGAGCAGTGCTGagaggctggggagcagcagccgctCCTCCCTCCCTGGGGATGTCATTGATGATGCCAGCACCAAGCACAGAGCAGAACAGGCAGGGAAAGGCTGCTCTGATGCTGACATTCCCGTGTGGAAGGGGACAAGGtgcccctgtcctggctgtctgTCCAGGAGCACAGGCAGAGCCCCTTGGTCGTGGCTGTTCCTGGACAAACAGCACCATCTATTTGCAGCACGAGAGCAGAGGGGGCACggtgggtgcccctcagcagggctggggatcccaccctggagcagcagcctctgctgtCCTGGGTCACACTGGGACATTCCTGACCCCCAGACCCTCTTGCAGCCCCAGTGACACCTGGGGCTTGCTCCAGGCTCAGGACAGGAGTTCAGGACACgagtgcaggagcagggaggggagaggctccaggctgggggctcagctcagctTTGGGTCCCTCcttcctggggaggctctgcccTTCCACTCCCATGCACGGACATGGGGACTCCCACCCTGGGACCCCACAGGACTCAGCCATTCCCCTCATTTCCCCATCACTGGCTCAGACAGCTCCATCCCCTGAGGCATCAGAGGTCCCAGGAAGGTGTTGGCCCCACAGCACCAAGGGGGAGAAAGCCTGGCCAGCCCCAGCTTTGCTCCAGGGGCTGAACCTGTCCACCTCCAAACCCAGCTCAGAGCCCCTCAGGATGGACCCCAACATGTTGTGAGTGACAGAAGTGACCTAGGACCTGTTCCAGCCTTACCATGGAACTGGGAGGAATGAAGAATATCTGATTTATTAAACCTGCTGGGAAAAGCAGACTGAGAAAACTCAGCTCAAGGTGCTCCTGCTGGGAAAAGGGTACAAGGGGTGGCCTGAGGCCTTCAGAGCTCACATAGAGAAACCACTACTTCTTCTTGCGACGCCGGGTGTTCATGCGGATCAGCTGCTGCCCCTGCTTCTTGATGTCCTCCCTGCTGGGGACgtactcctcttcctcctcctcaaatTCCAAGCTGTCTGCAGGGGAGAGTGGAGAGGAGGGactggggaggggctggaggcCACCTCAGCTGTGGCCATGTCCCTGGGACAGCTGGCACGTTTTGTTGGGCTCGTGGGATCCAGGAGAGTCCTCATGGACCTTTCCACCCCAGCGTCCCAGGGTGACCTGGGGGACCTGTGATGCCACCACTGTGGCCCATCTCCATTACACTGCTGGGGCTTCCCATAAAGGTCTGGGGCTGCAGTGTGGTGGGCCCAGCTCCTGCTTTGCTAAAGAAAGGGGCTGAGCTGCCAAAAGGTCTTTGCATCTTCCAGGAGCATCCACAGGCAGAACCAAGCACTGATTATACTTCACAACCAGGTGATTTTGGAGATGAGGGTGTTCCCTCTTGCCCCACGTCTCTCCTTGTTCCTGCAGCAGCTTTGTGCTCATCATGCCACCCCCTGCCTTCATTCTTCTCCACCCCTGCTTAAAAACACCACCCACATCTGAGGCCTTAGAAACAGCCAAGGTCAGCCTCAAGACCTGGAGGCAACTTGTGGGTTGGTGTCTGCTGGGCCAGAGGGAGACAGACAAGGACTCCCCCCATTCCAGGGGGCAGGGCTGGAACAGTCACTGTAGGACACATCCCCACTGTGCTCTCCTACCATGTTCCGCAGCGCCCTCATCCTCAAAGGTGATCCTCAGGTTCTGTTTTTCACCTGCAGTTCTTTCCTCCAGAAGGTTCCTGACCTTGCCAAAAGTCTGTGAAAGACAGCCTGGGTTGAGTGCTGGAGGGCAGGTGGGTGCTACAACCCAAGCACCACGGGTGCCCAGTGCCATTGGGGCTGAGCTGCTCCATGGCCCTTCCCTGTGGCCTTGGTCTGGGAGGAGCCTGagtgtgtccccagggccaccaagCCCCCGTACCTCGCTCTGTTCATCAGGGCTGTCCTCAGGCCGGGCTGCCGCCTGCTCCTTCAGGAACTGAAGCTTCTGCTCACagcactgcagcttctcctccatCCCCCGCACCTCACCTGAGTcctcctggggggacacagcCACCTCGGTGGGCACAGCCAGGCCCTGGTGGCAGCGGTGGCCGTGCCAGGcgtccctgtgctgccctgcctgCATGGCCCTGCTCCCCTGGAGCCCCTGGTACCTTGCCAGGGATGGAGATGTACTGCAGGTGGAGGAACATGTTGTCAATGATGTTCTCAAACTCGATCAGGCGCTTCTGGTTGTTCAGCATGTGGGCTCTCATCTGCTCCAGCCGGGCCTCCTCCTGcctcagctgctccctcagctcctcctcctgcatgCTGGAGCCAGCCACACTCACATCACACAGCTGCACAGGGGTGCAGGGACGCCCCAAACCTGCTCCAAAAGCTGTTCAGGCTGCCCCACCCCAACTGCAGGCCAGCTccatgctgctggcagcacttccCATGCCCAGCAAGGAGAAAGGGAGCTCGGGGACCCCAGTGGGAGCTTTGggtgctctgccctgccagcagcagagctgggagctcagAAACCCTCCCAGTGCGGGAGGAGTGCGTGGCTGCAGTGGGGTGCAGGTCAGGGTGCCTCTTGGGACATGTCCCCCCCTAAGGTGGTGGCCTGGCTGGCACAAGTGTGCGAggccagcagcacctggcagtGCTGACGGGTTGGTTGAACTTCAGTTTGGCCTGCTTGGACTCCAGGTTCTGCAGGGTCTTCTTCAGCACGTTCTTCTTCTCGTTGCAGTCATCGATGTGCTGCTGCAGGTTCTCCAGAGATTTCCTCTGTGCCTGGATGCTGCTGGGGATGTCCTGGCCAGGGGAGACACAAGGGCTCAGCCCAAGGTGCTCCTGCTGGAGGCCTCGGGGGGGTTACAGCACCATGGAGCTCTGTGGCCCCTGCTCATGGGGAAGGGCAGTGCCTGCCTGCAAACAGGGGCTTTGTGGGGCTCCAGGGAGAGAAGAGAAGATAACTGCACAGGGAAATGGGGGGACCAGAGAGGCTGcagctccccagagctccagcagccccaggtttTAGCAGGGATGGGTTCTCCATTACCCAGAGGCAGGAGCACTGCAGGGCAGTCTTTGCCTTCTCCATCTTGTCGGTCACAAAGGCCTCGCGCTGCATCCTGGCCATGGCGGCCTCCACGTCAGCACCTGGGgcggcagggaaggagcagggtgtccagggatggagcagggcagggtgcccagggatggagcagggtgcccagggatggagcagggcagggtgtccagggcaggagcagggtgtccagggatggagcagggtgttcagggatggagcagggcagggtgcccagggatggagcagggtgcccagggatggagcagggcagggtgcccagggaaggagcagggcagggtgtccagggaaggagcagggcagggtgtccagggatggagcagggcagggtgcccagggatggagcagggtgcccagggatggagcagggcagggtgtccagggcaggagcagggcagggtgtccagggaaggagcagggtgcccagggaaggagcagggcagggtgtccagggaaggagcagggcagggtgtccagggaaggagcagggcagggtgtccagggatggagcagggtgtccagggaagggtgtccagggatggagcagggtgtccagggatggaacagggcagggtgtccagggaaggagcagggtgtccagggcaggagcagggcagggtgcccagggcaggagcagggcagggtgtccGTGGCTGTGCCCACATCCCCCCGCTCTGCCCCCTGGCCAGGCACTCACCCAGCAGCGTTTCTGAGGAGCTCTGGTCCTCCTCTGCAGAGAGCATGGACACAGCTTGCTGCCAGGACAGTCACTGTCACCCCTGGGGGCTCAGCACTGCAGGCGgccgctgcccccagccctgcctgcccacacccagCTCACCTCCTCACACCCAGCTCACCTCCCCACACCCCAGCTCACCTGCCCCATACCCAGCTCACCTGCCCCATACCCAGCTCAACTCCTCACACCCCCAGCTCACCTGCCCCACACCCAGCTCACCTGCCTCTGCTGCCTCTcgctctcctcctgctgctgcaggctcttgAGGTGCTTCTTCTGCTCAGCCAGGGACTGGTCCCTGAGGTGCTTCTCCACACGGACCCGGGGCCCTGCCTCGGCCATGAGTTTCTGGAGCATAACAGAGAAAGGAAGAGTTGCTGCCAAAGATGGTTGGAGCTTTCTGCAGATTGGGTATTAGGTTCAAGTATTGGTTTAGATCGAGATgtgggaagaaattgttccctgtgagggtgggcaggccctggcacagggtgcccagagcagcagtggctgcccctggatccctggcagtgccattgGCAGTGCCAGGGTCACATTGGACagggttggagcaacctgggagagcggaaggtgtccctgccatggcagggggctggaatgagatgagctttaaggccc from Melospiza melodia melodia isolate bMelMel2 chromosome 21, bMelMel2.pri, whole genome shotgun sequence encodes the following:
- the CCDC183 gene encoding coiled-coil domain-containing protein 183, whose amino-acid sequence is MELPSSTWGPKPDLNQRNQEMHILVGLQDQGRRIFARSCEEKLRQNRELIPSLQKALQEDSTFLNFVLKYNKLPIKDAFGELVSGTESLELPTQQAPRAKFSQTPSCQTSDNILEQHLSVPSSTLGGVFWAASPSAASSLENGPMPIQVAVKKMEAKIHDQVKACDMLMHQLKLWSQARDERQRRLQDLQDAEADPKWKEAEMQTIRQLGNDIEKMLMKIRSGEIVTNLYLRLQEVLRRELVYQPRYLDLLSGMTVMYHQELTSKTTVLPNRVIKKLMAEAGPRVRVEKHLRDQSLAEQKKHLKSLQQQEESERQQRQQAVSMLSAEEDQSSSETLLGADVEAAMARMQREAFVTDKMEKAKTALQCSCLWDIPSSIQAQRKSLENLQQHIDDCNEKKNVLKKTLQNLESKQAKLKFNQPVSTASMQEEELREQLRQEEARLEQMRAHMLNNQKRLIEFENIIDNMFLHLQYISIPGKEDSGEVRGMEEKLQCCEQKLQFLKEQAAARPEDSPDEQSETFGKVRNLLEERTAGEKQNLRITFEDEGAAEHDSLEFEEEEEEYVPSREDIKKQGQQLIRMNTRRRKKK